The Spiroplasma citri genome has a segment encoding these proteins:
- a CDS encoding Cof-type HAD-IIB family hydrolase, giving the protein MIVKMIVCDIDGTLVTDKEKKIPTANIEVLKKAQAMGILVTIASGRVPSSLSDYATTLGILEHCPYVIGSNGGAVLNLKTKEYVYDEIISYQDTLWAINIVREFGHDFYLAPLNEQEAYVSQASIIKDDLFLFRNTDIKAIVLDWNEIPQMRKVVISCHDEQKQNWLRQQIAVSKTLRTEVTGYGFIEIIPKNVNKWQGILKLIEVLKHKENCHLDSDEIMCFGDQMNDYEMIKNSKYGIALANATPQLKEVAFAVTEKDNNAAGIADYLYKTILK; this is encoded by the coding sequence ATGATAGTAAAAATGATTGTGTGTGATATTGATGGAACATTAGTAACTGATAAAGAAAAAAAGATTCCGACTGCAAACATTGAGGTTTTAAAAAAGGCCCAAGCAATGGGTATTTTAGTAACTATTGCTTCAGGACGGGTTCCTAGTAGTTTATCTGATTATGCAACAACATTAGGAATCCTTGAACATTGCCCATATGTTATTGGCTCTAATGGCGGGGCAGTTTTAAATTTAAAAACAAAAGAATATGTATATGATGAAATAATTTCATATCAAGATACATTATGGGCAATTAATATTGTACGAGAATTTGGTCATGACTTTTATTTAGCACCACTTAATGAACAAGAGGCTTATGTTTCACAAGCAAGTATTATTAAAGATGATCTTTTTTTATTTCGTAATACTGACATTAAAGCAATTGTTTTAGATTGAAACGAAATTCCTCAAATGCGTAAGGTTGTAATTTCTTGCCATGATGAGCAAAAACAAAATTGATTACGACAACAAATTGCGGTTAGCAAAACATTAAGAACAGAAGTTACTGGATATGGGTTTATTGAGATCATTCCTAAAAATGTTAATAAATGACAGGGAATTTTAAAATTAATTGAAGTGCTTAAGCATAAAGAAAATTGCCATCTTGATTCAGATGAAATTATGTGTTTTGGTGATCAAATGAATGACTATGAAATGATTAAAAATTCAAAATATGGAATTGCATTAGCTAATGCTACGCCGCAATTAAAAGAAGTTGCTTTTGCAGTTACGGAAAAAGATAATAATGCTGCAGGAATTGCTGATTATCTTTATAAAACAATATTAAAATAG
- a CDS encoding HAD family hydrolase — protein MLKINGNQIKLIVTDVDGTLITDNQELPALVQNKLLALQEKGIAVSIASGRMPLGFDNYTRELKIKDYCQYVVGANGALVYDAKNNEPVYSNLIPISDLVVVIEILLKYQCDFTISYQDDNNLYCAGEKLLEIKSKPCAFLDGMKQAKPFCRDDIRIANKIVAKHSSNMMFQEMYTVLKQVSNINVEPLSDYGCDIVHVNSNKGQAILHLIDILNQRQGREIKLENVLYFGDNYNDRSVFEILPYAIAMEHSPTTILDLAYDIASSNNAAGIYHYLNSIEKNN, from the coding sequence ATGTTAAAAATTAATGGTAATCAAATTAAATTAATTGTTACTGATGTTGATGGTACATTGATTACTGATAATCAAGAGTTACCAGCCCTTGTTCAAAATAAATTACTTGCATTGCAAGAAAAAGGAATTGCTGTTTCAATTGCATCAGGACGAATGCCCCTTGGTTTTGATAATTACACAAGAGAATTAAAAATTAAGGATTATTGCCAGTATGTTGTTGGTGCTAATGGTGCTTTAGTGTATGATGCTAAAAATAATGAGCCAGTTTATAGTAATTTAATACCAATTTCGGATTTAGTTGTTGTAATTGAAATTTTATTAAAATATCAATGTGATTTTACAATTTCGTATCAAGATGATAATAATTTATATTGTGCTGGTGAAAAATTATTAGAAATTAAATCAAAACCATGCGCATTTTTAGATGGAATGAAACAAGCAAAACCATTTTGTCGTGATGACATTAGAATAGCCAATAAAATTGTTGCAAAGCATTCATCTAATATGATGTTTCAAGAAATGTATACTGTATTAAAACAAGTTTCAAATATTAATGTTGAGCCATTATCTGACTATGGGTGCGATATTGTCCATGTTAATTCAAATAAAGGACAAGCAATTTTACATTTAATTGATATTTTAAATCAAAGACAAGGCCGAGAAATTAAATTAGAAAATGTTTTATATTTTGGTGATAATTATAATGATCGTTCTGTGTTTGAAATTTTACCTTATGCAATTGCAATGGAACATAGTCCAACTACAATTTTAGATTTAGCATACGATATAGCTAGCAGTAATAATGCAGCAGGAATTTATCATTATTTAAATAGCATTGAAAAAAATAATTAA
- the secG gene encoding preprotein translocase subunit SecG: MNLSSMMFLAIEPQVANTIIYVFEIIALIVSIIMIIVGLLQNKKAQTGLSALNGGNDELFANSKERGLDRTLSIFMLAFGSTLLIITLLINLLTKVLL, from the coding sequence ATGAACTTATCAAGTATGATGTTTTTAGCAATTGAACCACAAGTAGCCAATACAATTATTTATGTTTTTGAAATAATTGCTTTAATTGTATCAATTATTATGATTATTGTTGGTTTATTACAAAACAAAAAAGCACAAACGGGATTAAGTGCTTTAAATGGTGGTAATGATGAATTATTTGCTAATAGTAAAGAACGTGGGTTAGATCGAACATTGTCAATTTTTATGTTAGCATTTGGTTCAACATTATTAATTATTACATTATTGATAAATTTATTAACGAAAGTTCTATTGTAA
- a CDS encoding RNB domain-containing ribonuclease codes for MHEQIVAILKKQTKPIDTIELAQLLNINKIDDNKMLLKALVELENDNIIGVTQQHRFYYFDPKIYLRGLISINKKGFGFIKINENQEEYYVKQDDLNNALDQDQVLFILKKQKNDNNSKKAEAQVIKVLKRNNEYVVGVIKKNRHQQKYLEILNNKLTQYRAEIINLDEAIENTIVKGIITSINSKNNLMQVKIIEIIGNTNQVGVDVLAILHEFNIRTKFNEEALTEANQINQNIDVATMLANKSRRDLQTEMFVTIDGNDSKDFDDAILVKKNQNGNYLLLVAIADVAHYAPHNSYLDKEAFERGCSVYLIDRVVPMLPEKLSNGICSLNPFEPRLTLICEMEIDQQGHVVNSSIYEAVIISKARLTYDEVNKLFCQEKKSYFSRNCSDVVFSATVISNFSLKKRTWWGCWFWFRWTKVYCW; via the coding sequence ATGCACGAGCAAATTGTAGCCATTTTAAAAAAACAAACGAAACCAATTGATACGATTGAATTAGCACAGTTATTAAATATTAATAAAATTGATGATAATAAAATGTTGTTAAAGGCTTTAGTTGAATTAGAAAATGATAATATTATTGGAGTAACACAACAACATCGTTTTTACTATTTTGATCCAAAAATTTATTTACGAGGACTTATTAGTATTAATAAAAAAGGTTTTGGTTTTATAAAAATTAATGAAAACCAAGAAGAATATTATGTTAAACAAGATGATTTAAATAATGCCTTAGACCAAGATCAAGTTTTGTTTATTTTAAAAAAACAAAAAAATGATAATAATTCTAAAAAAGCAGAAGCACAAGTAATTAAAGTTTTGAAACGAAATAATGAATATGTCGTTGGGGTTATTAAAAAGAATCGTCATCAACAGAAATATTTAGAAATTTTAAATAATAAATTAACCCAATATCGTGCTGAAATCATTAATTTGGATGAGGCAATTGAAAATACAATTGTCAAGGGAATTATTACAAGTATTAATAGTAAAAACAATTTAATGCAAGTTAAAATCATTGAGATTATTGGTAATACTAATCAAGTCGGTGTTGATGTTTTAGCTATTTTACATGAATTTAATATTCGTACTAAATTTAATGAAGAGGCATTAACTGAGGCGAACCAAATTAACCAAAATATTGATGTTGCAACGATGTTAGCAAATAAATCACGCCGTGATTTACAAACAGAAATGTTTGTTACAATTGATGGTAATGATTCAAAAGATTTTGATGATGCTATTTTAGTTAAAAAAAATCAAAATGGTAATTATTTATTATTAGTTGCAATTGCTGATGTTGCACATTATGCTCCACATAATAGTTATCTTGATAAAGAAGCTTTTGAACGAGGGTGTTCAGTTTATTTAATTGATCGGGTTGTCCCAATGTTACCAGAAAAATTAAGTAATGGGATTTGTTCCTTAAATCCTTTTGAGCCACGATTAACATTAATTTGTGAAATGGAAATTGATCAACAGGGACATGTTGTTAATTCTAGTATTTATGAAGCCGTGATTATTTCAAAAGCGCGATTAACTTATGATGAGGTTAATAAGTTATTTTGCCAGGAAAAAAAATCATATTTCAGCCGAAATTGCTCAGATGTTGTTTTTAGCGCAACAGTTATATCAAATTTTAGTTTGAAAAAAAGAACATGATGGGGTTGTTGATTTTGATTTAGATGAACCAAAGTTTATTGTTGATAA
- a CDS encoding RNB domain-containing ribonuclease, translating to MLFLAQQLYQILVWKKEHDGVVDFDLDEPKFIVDKNGKIKDIIVRERADAEKLIESFMIRANETVAETIYWMDLPFVYRVHDKPKPKKLFDLYTQLSYLGLNIKGKLENIHSKDLQQILNKLKDKENFKVISALVLRSMEKAKYSDINDGHFGLASWCYTHFTSPIRRYPDLVVHRLLKEYLFQGKVKITDLEQTRAFVSHASQQSSLAELRAMECEREVDKMKEAEYMEDKIGYEYNGIIAGVTSFGIFVELPNTIEGLVHITDLKNDYYVFDEKSLKLIGERKRKEYFLGKKVRIRVKKASKKLRQIDFELVD from the coding sequence ATGTTGTTTTTAGCGCAACAGTTATATCAAATTTTAGTTTGAAAAAAAGAACATGATGGGGTTGTTGATTTTGATTTAGATGAACCAAAGTTTATTGTTGATAAAAATGGTAAGATTAAAGACATTATTGTACGAGAACGTGCTGACGCGGAAAAATTAATTGAGAGTTTTATGATTCGTGCTAATGAAACAGTAGCAGAAACGATTTATTGAATGGATTTACCATTTGTTTATCGAGTTCATGATAAGCCAAAGCCAAAAAAATTGTTTGACTTGTATACCCAATTATCTTATTTAGGTTTAAATATTAAAGGTAAGTTAGAAAATATTCATTCTAAAGATTTACAGCAAATTTTAAATAAGTTAAAGGATAAGGAAAATTTTAAAGTTATTTCAGCGTTAGTGTTACGAAGTATGGAAAAAGCTAAGTATAGTGATATTAATGATGGCCATTTTGGTTTGGCATCTTGATGTTATACGCACTTTACTTCGCCAATTCGGCGCTATCCCGATTTAGTTGTTCATCGTTTATTAAAAGAGTATTTATTTCAAGGAAAAGTTAAAATTACTGATTTAGAACAAACGCGAGCTTTTGTTAGTCATGCTAGTCAACAGTCATCCCTTGCAGAATTACGTGCAATGGAATGTGAACGAGAAGTTGATAAAATGAAAGAAGCCGAATATATGGAAGATAAAATTGGATATGAATATAATGGTATTATTGCAGGGGTTACTTCGTTTGGAATTTTTGTTGAATTACCAAATACAATTGAAGGATTAGTTCATATTACTGATTTAAAAAATGACTATTACGTTTTTGATGAAAAAAGTTTAAAATTAATTGGAGAACGAAAACGGAAAGAATATTTTTTAGGAAAAAAAGTACGAATTAGAGTAAAGAAAGCAAGTAAAAAACTACGACAAATTGATTTTGAACTAGTTGATTAA
- the smpB gene encoding SsrA-binding protein SmpB has translation MLTITVNKKARYNYEIIETYEAGIVLTGSEIKSIRNNDVSINEAFVIIRKNEAFAINMIIAQYKFSTAYVPDADRTRKLLLHKKEIKKILQRIKLERLTLVPLKLYLKNNYAKLEIALVRGKKNYDKRETIKQRDNERLRRKY, from the coding sequence ATGTTGACAATTACAGTTAATAAAAAAGCACGGTATAATTATGAAATTATTGAAACCTATGAAGCTGGCATTGTTTTGACAGGCAGTGAGATTAAGTCAATTCGGAATAATGATGTATCAATTAATGAGGCGTTTGTTATTATTCGAAAAAATGAGGCGTTTGCTATTAATATGATAATTGCTCAATATAAATTTTCAACAGCATACGTGCCAGATGCTGACCGTACTAGAAAATTGCTTTTACATAAAAAAGAAATTAAGAAAATTTTGCAACGAATTAAATTAGAACGTTTAACGTTAGTACCATTAAAGTTATATCTTAAAAATAATTATGCTAAATTAGAAATTGCTTTAGTTCGTGGGAAGAAGAATTATGATAAACGTGAAACAATTAAACAACGGGATAATGAGCGTTTACGCCGGAAGTATTAA
- a CDS encoding alcohol dehydrogenase catalytic domain-containing protein — MQALIFQGKKKIEWAETNERIIKKATDIIVKIEGFTFSHADYRPYLGYDNSVVPNTIMGHEGVEIVTAIGDDVTKLKIGDRVAIGCVTHCNICQWCEQKAFANCTNGGFILGTKINGTHAEYVRVPYGENSVIKIPKKNEFNWCINVKRCVTNRIWKCY, encoded by the coding sequence ATGCAAGCATTAATTTTTCAAGGAAAAAAGAAGATTGAATGAGCCGAAACTAACGAGCGAATTATTAAAAAAGCAACAGATATTATTGTAAAAATTGAGGGGTTTACTTTTTCACATGCGGATTATCGCCCATATTTAGGCTATGATAATAGTGTTGTTCCTAACACAATTATGGGACACGAAGGAGTTGAAATTGTGACAGCAATTGGAGATGATGTTACAAAACTTAAAATCGGCGACCGTGTTGCGATTGGATGTGTTACTCACTGTAATATTTGCCAATGATGTGAACAAAAAGCATTTGCTAATTGTACGAATGGTGGTTTTATTTTGGGAACTAAAATCAATGGAACGCATGCTGAATATGTTCGTGTCCCTTATGGGGAGAATAGTGTTATTAAAATTCCAAAAAAAAATGAATTTAACTGATGCATTAATGTTAAGAGATGTGTTACCAACAGGATATGAAAATGTTATTAA
- a CDS encoding MDR/zinc-dependent alcohol dehydrogenase-like family protein, with protein MGAHKIYDSTLTTFDVKYDLVIECVGNNRGTFEQAQQMINFNGTIITIGVFKKPVVFNLQQL; from the coding sequence ATGGGGGCGCATAAAATTTATGATAGTACTTTAACTACTTTTGATGTTAAATATGATTTAGTAATTGAATGTGTAGGTAATAACCGAGGTACTTTTGAGCAGGCACAACAAATGATTAATTTTAATGGTACAATTATTACAATTGGTGTTTTCAAAAAACCAGTTGTATTTAACTTACAACAATTATAA